Genomic DNA from Natrinema saccharevitans:
CAGGCCGGCCCCTCGCCGTACGGGCGCATCAGCCGGTTGACGATGAACGAGGGGATATCGATCTTGCACCGAATCGGCGTCTTATCGAACGAGTCGACGAGCGCCTCGGCGGTGTCGGCCACGCCGTCGGGCGTGTGTTCGGTCATGATCACTTCGACCAGTTCCATCAGCATCGGCGGGTTGAACCAGTGGGTCCCGACGACCTGCTCGGGGCGGTCCGTCGTCTCGGCGAGCCTGGTAATGTTGAGCCCGGACGTGTTCGTCGCGAGGATTGCGTCCTCGGGAGCCGTCTCGTCGAGGTTCTCGAAGACGTCCTCCTTGACCGATTGCTGCTCGACCGCCGCCTCGGTGACGAACTCCGCGTCGCCGACCGCCTCCTCGAGGTCGGTCGTAAAGGAGAGGCGCTCGAGCGCGTCGTCGATCTCCGACTCGGCCGCGGCCCCGTTCTCGACGGACTTCTCGTACGACCACTCGATCTGTTCTCTCGCTTCCTCGAGTTGTGATTCGTCGATATCGTTGATGTACGCCTCGTAGCCGGCCAGCGCGGCCACGGCACCGATGCCGCGACCCATCTGTCCGCTACCGATCACTGCGACGGTCTCGATATCGTTGATACCTACCACCATACCCGTGAAATCTCAAACGACGCTCAAAAATGTACCGTTCGAACCGGAATCCGGCGGGACGTATCGTGGTCCAATGTCGGGTCGAGAGCGGGACCGCCGTATCCGACAAGAATATGTGTGTCGACGAGTGAAATCGCATCAGTATGTTCGATTGTAGCAAGCGGACTCGCTACCCCGTTCGAGCGGGACCTTCGTTCCTTCGTGCGAAACCGTCGACGGTCGCTCAGACCGTGGGTACCCGCACGGACGCTACGCCGTCCGGCCAAAAGCGACCACCGAAACGGGGGCACCGATGCTCGCGTTAGATGATATCACCGTTCTCAGCCTCGAGAGCGGCGTGAGTGCGCCGCTGTGTACCCGGATGCTCGGCGATTTCGGCGCCGAAGTGATCAAGGTCGAACGTCCCGACGTCGGCGACGTCAACCGACACTGGGACTCGGCCGTCTACGGGGACTCGTCGGCCCACGTCTGGGTCGACCGAAACAAGCTCAGCATCGAGTTGGATCTCAAGTCCGACGACGGATCGAAGATATTCTCCGAACTCGCCGCCGAAGCGGACATCGTCGTCCAAAACTACGCGCCGGGCGTCGTCGAGCGGCTCGGGGTCGATTACGACTCCGTCTCGGAGATCAACGAGAATGTGATCTATCTGAACATCTCCGGATACGGTCGAACCGGCCCGTACAGCGACAGAAAAGCGTACGATCTCGTCATGCAGGGCGAATCCGGCGCGATTCTCCTGAACGGGTCGCCCGACGAACCGGCGAAAATCCCGATCAGTATCTGCGATATCAACGCCGCGACCTACGGGACGATCGCCACGCTGCTTTCGCTGTTCCATCGCGAACGGACGGGCAACGGCGACGAAATCGACGTCACGATGTTCGGGGGCATGCTCTCCTGGATGGGCTATTTCCCACACAAGTACTGGCACAACGACGAACTCCCCGAGCGAATGGGGACGCGTCATCACCTGATCACACCGTACGGCCCGTACGAAACGGCCGACGACCAGTACGTCAATTTCGCAATCCTCAGCGAGGCCCACTGGAAGGAGTTCTGCGTCGATATCATCGACCGTCCCGCCCTCCTCACGGATGACCGCTTCGAGACGAACGAGGACAGGATCGACAACAGGGACGTACTCGAGTCCACGATCGAATCGGTCATCGAAAGCGAGCCCCGTGATCACTGGGCCGATCTCCTCTCCGAAAGCAGCATTCCGTGGGGCGACGTCAACGAACTCGACGACGTACTCGATCACCCCCAGACGGAACACCTCGACCTCGTGAAAGAACTCGAAACCGACGACGGTCCCGTCCCGTACGTCGACAACCCGATCTCGTTCGGCGACCTCGAGACGACAACCGATCGGATGCCGGACCTCGGCGAACACACGAACGACATCCTCGAGGCGATCGGGTACACCAGCGAGCAGATAGACGAGTTGCACGCGAAAGACGTCGTGTAGAGCGACGGATTACGTCGGGTTCATTTCGCCGATTCAGGCACCGTCTACTTAGCGCAGTTTGAGGAACGAGCAGATCGTAGAGTGAGTTTGGACTATGCTTGCAGACCTGCTCAGCGAGTGCTACGCGGCGGAATTTGATGAATATCGGGAGCGTGAGCGAACGGCGACGCCCATCAGAGCGTTCGCCGTCCGACTCCACGCGACCGGTTGTTCACTTCGATAGACACAAGCAATTCTTCGTTCACTCGGTATCGAACGTTCTCATTAAGCGATCTAGCAGTAAATATATTGGCTGGATGATAGCATGACAGACCCGCCGACCGCTTCGCCGTCGCGGGTCGCGGTTGACGAAACCGCTGTCAGTATTAACGGTGATCGATCTGGACGGATACTGCAATAGACCTGGCACGAAACTCCTTCTTGATCTCGCACTCTTCGGACGGCAGGCACCGATCCAACTGCTGCGTTTCTGCATGGACTCGCCGGGAAACACGATCTCTCCGAGGCTGCGTTCTCGTCGATGGTGCTGGCTATCTGACTGCCGTCTCTCGTTTCGGATTAAACGGTCACCTCGACTACGTTGCTCGAAACCAGATCGAAAAGTGGTTTCATACCCTCAAAATGCGGGTTGACCGCTTCGATAATTCATGGGTGGGCAGTCGGGCGGCCGTCAGAGAGTTACTTGAACAGTTTGTACACTACTATAACACGCAGCGACCGCACCAGCCACTCAACGGACAGACGCCAACAGAGGTGCTAAACTATAGTAGCCACTGGAAGTCATTGCACACCTGATCGCGCGATGTCGTCACGATCAGTGTGTAAATCGTTTCAGTGGCTACTATAGACAGTGCCTTCTAATCGACGAGTCGGACCACCGTGTCCGGAACCCGTCCCGGGTTCCGTCGTCTCCGTCGTCGCGTTTCGAGTTCGGTTACTTTCGGTGTCCAACGACGATAGTTGGGTTTTGATCGGAATCGCCCTTCTCGACCGAATGAAATAACGGACTAAGGTCGTTATATTCGGGAGTGTCAATTCGAGTACCAAAATCAACGGAAAGTAATACTCAAAAGAGTTTATTTGGCGAGAGCCGGTCAGACGGAGAACGACGTCGGCCCGAATAGGCGACAGCGAAGCGGCCCTTCGAACCCGGCGATCACAAACCACTATAAGCGATTCGAACGATTCCCGCGTATGGTAGCGACTGACGTTCTCGTGATAGGCGGTGGACCGGGCGGCTACAGCGCTGCGATTCGCGCCGCTCAACGCGACTGCCACGTCACGCTCGTCGACCGCGACGGGATCGGCGGGACCTGTCTCAACAACGGCTGTATCCCCTCGAAGGCGCTGCTGACCGCATCGAACCTCGTCACCGAATTCGAGTCGGCCTCTCGGATGGGGATCTAC
This window encodes:
- a CDS encoding CaiB/BaiF CoA transferase family protein, with protein sequence MLALDDITVLSLESGVSAPLCTRMLGDFGAEVIKVERPDVGDVNRHWDSAVYGDSSAHVWVDRNKLSIELDLKSDDGSKIFSELAAEADIVVQNYAPGVVERLGVDYDSVSEINENVIYLNISGYGRTGPYSDRKAYDLVMQGESGAILLNGSPDEPAKIPISICDINAATYGTIATLLSLFHRERTGNGDEIDVTMFGGMLSWMGYFPHKYWHNDELPERMGTRHHLITPYGPYETADDQYVNFAILSEAHWKEFCVDIIDRPALLTDDRFETNEDRIDNRDVLESTIESVIESEPRDHWADLLSESSIPWGDVNELDDVLDHPQTEHLDLVKELETDDGPVPYVDNPISFGDLETTTDRMPDLGEHTNDILEAIGYTSEQIDELHAKDVV
- a CDS encoding 3-hydroxyacyl-CoA dehydrogenase; translated protein: MVVGINDIETVAVIGSGQMGRGIGAVAALAGYEAYINDIDESQLEEAREQIEWSYEKSVENGAAAESEIDDALERLSFTTDLEEAVGDAEFVTEAAVEQQSVKEDVFENLDETAPEDAILATNTSGLNITRLAETTDRPEQVVGTHWFNPPMLMELVEVIMTEHTPDGVADTAEALVDSFDKTPIRCKIDIPSFIVNRLMRPYGEGPAWMVYRGEHSIEEIDSAMKYAEGFPMGPFELADYTGGIQLRVEGEQDHLEDDRPMSYDTEVCPILHQLYDKGRYGRKADAGYYDYDERDEPQIAVDAGQGFDTLLVWAPIINEAAKMVENDVASVEDVDTGARLGGNWPIGPLEKADEVGTDVVLEKLTEVASRHGDTNKLAETLPCDLLVEKAKNDETFY